In Candidatus Micrarchaeum acidiphilum ARMAN-2, the following are encoded in one genomic region:
- a CDS encoding response regulator receiver protein produces the protein MQEPEPSNFNKDIFDIINDKQQITYNELADIAFSRGIPKESLNKSLYFLEQSKAIASITNAGILTYYVLQDPNVLRKVLIVEDDKNINKLMALSLGKGFEISQIYDGGEALPFIRENKPNLIILDLMLPNKNGLDICQTVKTDPDMSDTKVILVSAMDPTSSRLKGIQNGADYYIKKPFDPAELRSLVTIFLKKKGKVFDPLIDLPNEERISAEVEHYIGEGEKYVMGTLHIDNFATYARRFGEKSAIVILRLISQLLQEIIKTKAPNVFIGFLNSDEFVIAGPNENVESTVAEVKKEFAAVLPFILQDEGYRQIDLDINNLFDSNQVPKLSLTYTAMEKEQLEERRKEILESKGLGNGEIGTYTYEELQRLFDREDLDVIITRDANGVKLRVGKSPEAG, from the coding sequence ATGCAGGAACCCGAACCTTCAAATTTCAACAAGGACATATTTGACATAATAAACGACAAGCAGCAGATAACCTACAACGAACTCGCAGATATTGCATTTTCAAGAGGCATACCAAAGGAAAGCCTGAACAAATCGCTCTATTTCCTGGAGCAGAGCAAGGCAATAGCCTCAATAACCAACGCCGGCATACTCACCTATTATGTGCTTCAGGACCCGAACGTGCTTAGGAAGGTGCTGATAGTAGAAGACGACAAGAACATAAACAAGCTCATGGCGCTGTCCTTGGGCAAGGGATTTGAGATAAGCCAGATATACGATGGCGGGGAGGCGCTTCCATTCATAAGGGAAAATAAGCCAAATCTTATCATACTGGATCTGATGCTTCCGAACAAAAACGGCCTCGACATATGTCAGACGGTAAAGACGGATCCGGATATGTCCGACACAAAAGTCATACTGGTAAGCGCAATGGACCCCACGAGCAGCCGCTTAAAGGGCATACAGAACGGCGCAGACTATTACATAAAGAAGCCTTTCGACCCGGCCGAGCTGAGGAGCCTGGTCACAATATTCCTGAAGAAGAAGGGCAAGGTCTTCGACCCGCTGATAGACCTGCCGAACGAGGAGAGGATATCTGCAGAGGTAGAGCACTACATCGGCGAGGGAGAAAAGTACGTGATGGGCACGCTGCACATAGACAATTTTGCCACGTACGCCAGGCGGTTCGGGGAAAAGTCAGCAATCGTAATACTGCGGCTTATCTCCCAGCTTCTGCAGGAGATAATAAAGACCAAGGCGCCGAATGTCTTCATAGGGTTCCTAAACAGCGACGAGTTCGTCATAGCAGGGCCGAATGAGAACGTAGAATCCACCGTGGCGGAGGTGAAGAAGGAGTTCGCCGCGGTGCTGCCATTTATACTGCAGGACGAAGGCTACCGCCAGATAGACCTCGACATAAACAACCTGTTTGATTCGAATCAGGTGCCAAAACTGTCACTGACCTATACTGCCATGGAGAAGGAGCAGCTTGAGGAGCGCAGAAAGGAGATTCTGGAGAGCAAGGGTCTGGGAAACGGCGAGATAGGGACATACACATACGAGGAACTGCAAAGGCTTTTCGACAGAGAAGACCTTGACGTGATAATTACAAGGGATGCAAACGGCGTAAAGCTGCGCGTAGGCAAAAGCCCGGAGGCAGGCTAA
- a CDS encoding AAA ATPase central domain protein: MVHMAVEEEQSSENKQPGKQVDPGVKEHWRKGNSLFEDSKFDEAIKEYNTAIEMDPSYADAYFNKALTERIMHKYDDAKRDLEKVIELQPKSPDAPLLYGDIEESCNDYLGARHWYERSLSIDPTYAQAKERLEHLEALMHPESKAQGESQVSRGVQFQEEQKEVIEEGQIKKVAFYKSNIKFDSVIGLDKIKKYLHDNVILAMQHPELFKKYGKKLGLGLLLYGPPGVGKTHVVNAIAGESGANVIIARVNQIVDMYTGNTEKNLHAIFQQAREHTPCIIFFDELDALGVKRGGGQEGGESSALRLAVNQFLVEMNGVEANPEGLFVIGATNQPWDIDPALKRSGRFGDSVYLPPPKHKDRKKLFEFYTRDKPRSRLSFGRLSRATIGYSPADIWRISDKAAMRPLLHEYEKKKEAKLTMKDMMAVLKDKDTNGSSLDEWYSMVKKDVISKTETQMVDGKKQEIVKEGKLDAQEKILYKAMVKDIKKNTSPTKIRIKRLMRWWALHVW; encoded by the coding sequence ATGGTTCACATGGCGGTTGAAGAGGAGCAAAGCAGCGAAAACAAGCAGCCCGGCAAACAGGTAGATCCGGGGGTAAAGGAACACTGGAGGAAAGGCAACTCGCTGTTCGAGGACAGCAAGTTTGACGAAGCAATAAAAGAGTACAATACAGCCATAGAGATGGATCCCAGTTATGCTGACGCTTATTTTAACAAAGCGCTTACAGAAAGGATAATGCACAAGTACGACGACGCAAAGAGAGACCTTGAGAAGGTCATAGAGCTGCAGCCAAAGAGCCCTGACGCGCCGCTGCTTTACGGGGACATTGAGGAGTCGTGCAACGACTACCTCGGCGCCAGGCACTGGTATGAAAGGTCTCTTTCCATAGACCCGACGTATGCGCAGGCTAAGGAGAGGCTGGAGCACCTTGAGGCCCTGATGCATCCAGAAAGCAAAGCCCAGGGCGAATCGCAGGTAAGCAGGGGCGTGCAGTTCCAGGAGGAGCAGAAGGAGGTCATAGAGGAAGGCCAGATAAAGAAGGTTGCATTCTACAAGTCAAATATAAAGTTTGACAGCGTCATAGGGCTTGACAAGATAAAGAAGTACCTGCACGACAACGTGATACTGGCAATGCAGCATCCAGAGCTGTTCAAGAAATACGGCAAGAAGCTCGGCCTTGGGCTACTGCTCTACGGACCGCCGGGAGTTGGAAAGACCCACGTAGTCAACGCCATAGCAGGGGAAAGCGGCGCTAATGTTATAATAGCCAGGGTAAACCAGATAGTCGACATGTATACCGGCAACACGGAAAAGAACCTGCACGCGATATTTCAGCAGGCCAGGGAGCACACCCCGTGCATAATATTCTTTGACGAACTTGACGCCCTAGGGGTCAAGCGAGGCGGGGGCCAGGAGGGAGGTGAAAGCTCAGCCCTAAGGCTCGCCGTAAACCAGTTCCTCGTAGAGATGAACGGCGTAGAGGCTAACCCGGAAGGTCTGTTCGTCATAGGCGCAACTAACCAGCCGTGGGACATAGACCCTGCGCTTAAGAGGAGCGGTAGGTTCGGGGACAGCGTATACCTACCGCCGCCGAAGCACAAGGACAGGAAGAAGCTGTTTGAATTTTACACCAGGGACAAGCCGAGATCGCGCTTGAGTTTTGGAAGGCTTTCAAGAGCAACCATCGGATATTCCCCTGCTGACATTTGGAGAATCTCAGACAAGGCCGCAATGAGGCCGCTTCTGCATGAGTACGAAAAGAAGAAGGAGGCAAAGCTCACCATGAAGGACATGATGGCCGTGCTGAAGGACAAGGACACCAATGGCAGCTCCCTTGATGAATGGTATTCGATGGTAAAGAAGGATGTTATAAGCAAGACGGAGACCCAGATGGTTGACGGGAAGAAGCAGGAGATTGTGAAGGAAGGCAAGCTGGACGCTCAGGAAAAGATCCTTTACAAGGCCATGGTAAAGGACATAAAGAAAAACACCAGCCCCACCAAGATAAGGATAAAGAGGCTAATGAGATGGTGGGCTCTGCACGTATGGTAA
- a CDS encoding ribonuclease H has product MKREFVIFTDGAARGNPGPSASGYMIFENGKKVAEEFVFNGSKTNNYAEYNAIIMALERCKEMLKDAEECSAKLFSDSELVVKQLNGEYKLKSQDLRPLNRKVVGLAAKLGKVEFENVRRENKHISEVDRNLNLLLDSR; this is encoded by the coding sequence TTGAAAAGAGAATTTGTGATTTTTACGGATGGCGCAGCCAGGGGCAATCCAGGACCTAGCGCATCAGGATACATGATATTTGAAAACGGCAAGAAGGTTGCCGAAGAGTTCGTATTCAACGGCTCCAAGACGAACAACTACGCGGAGTACAACGCCATAATAATGGCCCTGGAGAGATGCAAGGAGATGCTGAAGGACGCCGAGGAGTGCTCGGCAAAGCTTTTTTCAGACAGCGAACTTGTAGTGAAGCAGCTAAACGGCGAATACAAGCTGAAGTCCCAGGACCTCAGGCCGCTGAACCGCAAGGTGGTAGGGCTCGCAGCCAAGCTCGGAAAGGTTGAATTTGAAAATGTCAGGAGGGAGAACAAGCATATAAGCGAGGTAGACAGGAACCTGAACCTCCTGCTGGACAGCAGGTAA
- a CDS encoding AMMECR1 domain protein has product MHIYSLNQGKELVRAAHNAIELYLKNPFFKKELIEDSLSGFDDKHGVFVTVNYYPTDALRGCVGFPYPSKPIKRALIEAAIAAGFEDPRFVPLSHRELDEITIEVSVLSDPVEVKGTARQRLKSIVVGRDGTIIEYGMYSGLLLPIVAVQEGWNAKQLLEQTCLKAGIPEEYWMQPKVKLYKYAAQVFRESEPNGPIIEVKLPEESKFRKPGK; this is encoded by the coding sequence ATGCACATATACAGCCTCAACCAGGGCAAGGAGCTTGTCAGGGCGGCGCACAATGCAATAGAGCTGTACCTCAAAAACCCATTTTTTAAAAAGGAGCTGATAGAAGACAGCCTAAGCGGCTTCGATGACAAGCACGGCGTCTTCGTGACCGTGAACTACTATCCGACCGATGCGCTGCGCGGTTGCGTCGGATTCCCGTATCCAAGCAAGCCAATAAAGCGCGCGCTGATAGAAGCCGCCATAGCTGCCGGCTTCGAAGATCCGAGGTTTGTGCCTCTTTCGCACAGGGAGCTTGACGAGATAACCATAGAGGTAAGCGTGCTCTCGGATCCTGTGGAGGTCAAGGGCACGGCACGCCAGAGGCTAAAAAGCATTGTCGTAGGAAGAGACGGAACCATAATAGAATACGGAATGTACAGCGGCCTGCTGCTTCCCATAGTGGCTGTGCAGGAAGGCTGGAACGCGAAGCAGCTGCTTGAGCAGACGTGCCTGAAGGCAGGGATACCGGAAGAATACTGGATGCAGCCAAAGGTAAAGCTGTACAAGTACGCGGCGCAGGTATTCCGCGAAAGCGAGCCAAACGGTCCGATAATCGAGGTAAAGCTGCCAGAGGAATCCAAATTCCGCAAGCCAGGAAAATGA